AAAAATAAACAGATGAAGACAATAATACTTATTTTAATTGGATTGGTGTTGTTTATGACGTCACTTGCTTTATTGATGTACTCAAAACAAAGTATGCTTGAAGAACAAGTGAAACAAGTAAAGCTTGTTGAAGTTTTTGTAACTGCAAGAGATATTCGTAAAGGGGAACTTTTAAATGCTGATACGATTAAGAAAGCTGCTTTGCCAAAGGAGTATATTGTAGGGACACCACTTACGGCAAGTGAGATAATTGGAAGATATGCAGTAGTTGACATTTATCAGAATGAGCCTATTAGAGAGCAAAAGATAGCACTTGCAAAGCCCGAGGAAAAAAAGAGTATAACGCTAAAAGCAGATACTAAACAAGAAGCATTGGAATTAGAAGAAACTAAAGGTGATACGATCTCACTTCCGTTATCTGTCTTTAAAAATATTGATTCATCCTTGCATAAAGGAGACAAGATAGATATTGTTTCAGTTGAGAATAAAAAAGATGGTCGTCAAAGTGAATTTAAAACGAAATATATTGCTTTAAATGTAACTATTGAGAGTTTTGTCGTAAACGGAAGAACAATCAAGAGTTATATTTCATCAGATGCGAAAGGTAATTCTGTATTTGCTCAAAATATAGTATTGTCGTTCTCCCCTAAAGAGATTAAAAACTTTTTGATGCTTTATTATAAAACCCTTGAACTCAATGGAAATAGAGTTTATAACACAAACAATACTGGACATCTGTGGATAGTTAAATGCTCAAAAATACAGGATGAAGACGTTCAAAAGAAAAAAGAGAAGATGTTAGCTGATTACGTTTCACAGGTAAAACGCACAACAAAAAGAATACTTCAAGCAGATGAGGCACGTATCTCATATGAACAATAATAGTAGAACGTTTAGAAAAGGTAGTCTTGGATTACCTCAGATTATGGCTACACTTTTGGTTGTATTACCAACACTTGTATTCTCCATTGTTATTTTATTGGATTATTGGAATGTTATGCAAGCAGACTATAAACTTAAGCTTGTTGCGAATATGACGTCAGACTTTATGGTTGCTAGGGCAGATTTACGTGATTTTACAGATGGTTCAGATGGTAATGCAACTGACTTTCAAAGGTATTTGGAACGTGTAAATACATTGTGTCCAAATCAAACAAGTGCAACTTTTTCAAGTATAAGCGATGCTCAAAAACTTGGGGAAATTGCAATTACGACAACCTATGATTACAATGGAACATATATAAAAAACAAAACATTAACAACACAGATGAATACTTATTCTTATGCAGATCAAAATATCTCTGTCGTAGTTAAATGTCAATAAGGGAATAAAATGAAAAAGATTATAACACTGATATTTTTATTTATAAGTGTATATTTAAATGGGAATGATTTAGTTGTATTTGATAATGAGTATAACATCGTTCCTCTTCATAAAAGTATAAAAAAAGTGGTTGTCGGAAATAGGGAGATGATCAATGTTTCTTTATTAAGAGGTGAAGGTGCAAGCAGGTTTTTAAAAATATTTGGAAAACGAACGGGAACTACATCTATCTTGTTGGTTTATAGAGATGGCTCTATGCAAAATTATCATGTTTACGTGAATAAAAACCTAGGTTATATTCAAAAGATGCTCAATTTTGTAGAACCTAGTTTGAAAATCAATAAAATTGGTGACGGTTCTACAGTTATGACAGGAACTTTCAGAGACCCACATAATAAAAAGAGAGTTTATAAATTACTAAAAAATGCAGGAGTTGATCTTAATACTACAATGGATCTGACTGAAACAAATAGAGTAAATAAAATGATTAGAACTAAATTGTATTTAGTTGAAATCAATAATCAAAAAGCGAAAGATCTTGGCGGTGTGACAGGACTAGGATTTTTAGATCGTCATACTAATGTTGCATTAAACCCTTTGGCTGGAAACGGTGCAACCTTTAGTGGCTGGCTTTTAGATAACTTTGGACAATTTAGTTCATCAACAGGTAGGTCTGTAACAGCTACACTGAATTTTTTAGAGCAAAAAGGTATAGGGAAAATTTTAGATGATACGGTACTGATTACAACAGAGGAGCAAAATGCATCATTTCGCGTTGGTGGAGAAGTATATATTCCTACAGGAATGACACAAAACACAGGTACTGCTCCAACTATTCGAGTCTCAGAAAAAGAGTATGGTTTAACATTGACACTTAAGACAAAGTTTATGGAAAAAGAAAACTTTATGTATATCGATGTGGATATTCAAGATAGTTCTTTTGATACAAATATGGATCATAACGTTCAACTAGGGGCAGGCATTTCCGTTCCCTCTTTTGTAAGTAAAACAATTAAAACAAACGTAGTTGTTAAATCTGGGCAAATTATAGCCCTTGGAGGACGCCTCCATTCCGAAGAGATAGATCAGAAAGAAAAGGTACCGGTACTTGGAGATATTCCCCTTTTGGGAAGACTGTTTACACATACTGTAACTAGTACCAAAGGGAATGACCTCTTATTCTTCTTAGTACCAGAGATAGTTGATACAAACAATGAACGTGATGACAGTAGAATTTACAGGGACTTTACAAAAGAGAGTATAAAACTGCATGATACATTCTTAGATATGAATAATGACAAAGAAGTTGTAAAAGAGCCTTTAGCGGTAAGAAATGATATTGTAGTACAAAAAACTGTAGTTGAAGATCTAAACCGTTCTACGGAGGATGAGATTGGTGTAGATGTAATTGAAGAGGAAAAGCAAGAAGTTGTTGCAGATGATATTATAGAAGTCTCTCAAGAAACAGAAGAAAAAGCACAGCAGCCTATGTATGCGGTGAGCATTGAAAATATTTATATACGAGATAAGCCTTCAACTATTGACTCGGCTAGGGTTACTGTTTGGAAATATGGACATAAATTTAAATCAAACAATACTCAGTTTATTGATGGAATAGAGTGGCTTGAGATTACGGAGGATTGTTTAGAAGAATGTGAAAAATTAGAACCTTCATTATGGATTTCAAGGAAGTATACAAATAAAATATAACAATTTATGATAATTATTGTAACTAAATTCTATTTGCGTATTATAATTTTTTGTGATAAAATAATCACATGTATATCACAAAAAAAGGAAAGAACTTGAAAAAAATATTCAAGCGTTTAAAGTCTCAAAAAGGTATGAGTGGAGTGTTAGTTGCATTAATGTTAGTAATTGTAGGTGTTGGTTTAGTAGCAGGTGTACAGACATTTATGACTAGTTCTCAACAGACGTTAATTCAGGATGCTAATACTACAATCCAAAATGCGTTAACTAACTAAGGGGGATAAAGAAAGTAAAAACTTTCTTCCCTTTAAAGAGAGCCTAAAAAGCTCTCGATTCTTTTTAAAGTTTCCTCTTTTCCGATTACAGACATAATTACATCCAGACCTGGTCCACCCATTTTTCCAAGAAGTGCTATACGTAGAGGTTGTCCTATTTTTCCAAATCCAATTTCCATTTCGTTTACAACAGCTTCAACTAGATGATGATACTCTGTAGGCATATGAATTCCTTCAGCGGCAATAAGTTTTGCTTTAAAGTTATCGATAATTGCAGATGTATCTTCTTTGACTGCTTTTTTTACAGCTTTTTCATCATAGCTAGCAGGTGTAGCAATAATCTCTTTAGATAAGTTACTTAATTCCTCAACAGTTTTTGCTCTCTCTTTTAGTGCATCTAGGAGGATCTCTTTTTTATCGTGAGAAGTAAGAACTAGGTCATAATCACTTAATAGTTCAACAAGTCTTTCGTTGGACGTATTTTTAATATAGTGAGAGTTCAACCAGTCTAATTTTTCAGTGTTATATATTGAAGCAGATCTGTTGATATCTTTTGGATTAAACAGTTCAATCATCTCCTCCATTGAGAAGATCTCTTGATCACCGTGACTCCATCCAAGGCGTACTAAAAAGTTTAGCAGTGATTCCGGAAGATAACCCATATCTTTGTATGCCATTACATCTGTCGCACCGTCACGTTTAGAGAGTTTTTTCCCTTGTGAGTTGTGGATCATCGGTACATGGTAAAACTTAGGAATGTCAAATCCGAGTGCTTCGTAAACTACGATCTGTTTTGGAGTGTTTGAAAGATGATCATCCCCACGGATAACTTCATTGATCCCCATTAATGCATCATCAATAGCAACAACAAAATTATAAGTCGGACTTCCATCAGCTCTTGCAATAATAAAATCATCTAAGATGTCTTCCGCTTTAAAAACAACATCTCCTTTTACGCCGTCTCTTACTACAATCTCACCACTTTCAGGAGCTTTGATACGAATAACAGGATCAATTCCTTCAGGTGGAGTACCTTCAAAATCACGGTATCTTCCGTCGTATTTTGCTCTTTGTTTATTTGCCATTTGTGTTTCACGAAGAGTTTCAAGTTCCTCTTTTGTCATGTAACATTTGTAGGCTTTACCTTCATTTAGAAGTTGCTCAATATATTTTGCATAAATATCATCACGCTGGCTTTGGTATGTTACTTCACCGTCAGCTTCTAATCCTAGCCACTCAAATGCTTTTAAGATAGCCTCTGTAGCTTCTTCAGAGTTTCTAGCTTTATCAGTATCTTCGATACGAAGAACAAATTTTCCACCATTTTTCTTAGCCCAAAGATAAGAAAATAGAGCAGTTCTTAAACCACCGATGTGTAAGTATCCAGTAGGACTTGGAGCAAAACGAGTAACAACCATTTATAAACCCTTTTCATTTTAGTGGTGCAATTTTAGGGTATTGTTGGTTAAAAATGGGTAAAATAACTTTCAATTTAAAATATATGGAAAAGTATGAGAAAAGTTTTATTTGTTTTATTATTTATTACGGGATTATTAGAAGCAAAAGTATATGATGGTGTGGCAGTTGTTGTAAAAAATGAAGCGATTACCTTGGAAGATATTAAAAAAGAGATGAGTGTCTCCAAAGTGGATGCAAAAAAAGCAACGGATGCTCTGATCCGTCAAAAACTTGAAGCGGCTGAAATTAAAGATCGTAAGATTACAGTTTCATCTTCTGAAGTGTATGACGATATTAAAAATCTCGCTTCTCGTAATAATATGAGCATCAGTGATTTTTACGATGCGGTTAGAGAATCAAGTGGAATGAGTTCAACTCAGTTCAAAGAGAAAATAAAACAAAAACTTTTATCTCAAAAACTTTACTCTGCGATAGCGTATTCTTCTATTGAGGAACCGAGTCAAGAGGAGATTGAAGAGTATTATAAACTGCATCAAAAGGAGTATATGCACCCTTCGTCATTTACTGTAGTAATTTATGATGCAAAATCAAAAGCTCTTTTACAGGAAAAAGTTGACAATCCGATGTTTTACTCTCCAGAGATTGCTACAAATGAACAAGTACTTCCATATGACAAAATCTCTCCAGAACTTGCTTCTCTTTTAGCACAAACACCTAAACACGGTTTTACTCCTATTGTTCCAAACGGTAAAGGGGGTTTTATGAGTTTTTATATCAAGTCTATTACATCTGCAGAAGAGGGTGGCATTGAAAGTGTTAAAAATCAGATCATTAATGAGATTATGGCAGAGAAAAGAGAAGTAGTTTTGAGTGATTACTTTGCTCGTTTACGTGACAATGCAGATATAAATGTAATCAGGATGCCTGAGTAATGCTTAGCGACCAAAATTTTATAAATATTGCCTGTGAAATAGCAACTGCATCTAAGTGTGTTTCAAAACAAGTTGGTGCTGTGATTGTAAAAGATGGCAGAATTTTAAGCACGGGCTATAACGGTACACCAGCAGGATATGTAAACTGTTGTGAACACTGGGATAATGAATATACTCAAGAGCATCATGACTGGAGTAAAACATACGAAATTCACGCTGAAATGAATGCCCTTATCTGGGCTGCAAGAAAGGGAATTTCTATTGAGAATGCTACTATATACGTAACGTTAGAGCCTTGCAGCGAATGTAGTAAAAACCTTATTGCCGCGGGGATAAAACGTATAGTTTTTTTACGCGAGTATGAACATACTCATTCCGAGGTTGTTTCAAAGTTTTTACGCGATAATGGTGTGAGTATTGAAAAACTAGCAGAGTAGCTAAAAGTTCTTAGCATTCTCTATTTTGTATATGGCAGGCGATTGCATAACCGTGATTAAGCCCTAGTGCAATACTTCCACCGCTTTCTTGTGTAATGTCACCTGCTACGAAAAGCCCTTCTATATTTGTTTCGTAATATCCATTATGTACGGGTTTTCCATCTTTCTCTTTAATACCCGAGCTAGAAAGAAATGCACTCGGTGTTGTGCCCCCGATAGCATAGATCACGCGATCATAAGTATCGATAGTATCATCATTAAACAATACTTTTACTTTACCTTCTTCATCTTCTAAACCTTCTATATCAACACCTAGAAGAGGATTTACCTCTTTATGCATGATGGCGTTTGCTATATCCCTTTGATTTGTCGGATTTGCACGTCTGAAAGTTTCACGTCTATAACAGATGGAAACATCATTTTTGGAGCAAAGATCAACGGCGTATTCAACAGCACTGTCTCCACCGCCTACGACTAAGATCTTTTCATCTGCACTACACTCATCAGTCGTATAATTCACTTTTTTTCTAATGCTTGGTGGAATTTTATAAGAGGGTTTGTTTGGTTTTCCCATACGTCCGATCGTTACAACTACATATTTCGCTTTAATACTTTGACCAGCCATGAACACTTCAAAATAGTCTTCTTCTTTCTGAATAGACTGTACTTCAACTTGTGTTTGGAGCTCAACTGAATGGTTATCGAGGATTTCGTCAAAAAAGTCTAAAGTTGATTCTTTTGTGCCGTCTATAAAGTAGATGTTGCCGTCAAGTTCAACTTTTTGCCCTTTCCATTCAACATCGACACGTTTGTTGTCTTTATAGTATTTTCTAATAGTGGAGTTGTGGTTTACGTCTTTTTCTAAAAGGACAATGTCCCGAATACCCAGAAGATAACTCTCAACTGCAGTTGCAATTCCTGCCGGCCCTGCACCTACAATTGCTAAATTATATATTTTTTCCATTTGTAAAACTCCCCTAGAAATTTTGATTCTGGAAAAGTTTAACATAATTATCGGTAAATGAGTGTTTGCCTATGAAAGTAGCTCTAATGCTTTTTCCGGTGGTCTTGCAATGATTGCTTTACCGTTTTTTATAAGTACTGGACGCTCTATAAGTTTAGGATTGGCTACCATTGCATCGATAAGCTTCTCTTCATCTGTTTCATTTTGAAGATCTAATTCTTTGTAAAGGTCTTCTTTTGTTCTCATAAGTTCTCTAGCCGATATTCCAAGCATTGATAAAACATTTTTTAACTCTTCTTTGCTTGGAGTGCTTTCAAGGTATTTTATAACCTCTTTTTCACAACCGTTGTCTTCTAAAAGTGAGAGTGCTTGACGAGACTTTGAACATCTCGGATTATGCCAGATTGTTATTTTTTCCATAACAACTCCTTTTTTTTCTTGCAATTTTACACTATAATATTTCCAATACAAATTAAGAGGGCTGTTGCGATGAAGTATGAAAACAAATCACAAAAATTAGCCGAGTTTGCAAAAGAGCTACTGAATAAAAAATCTTTAGAAAGTGGGATCCCCCATATTGCAAAGTATGTTAAAGAGATAGTAGGAGCAGATAGATGCTCTATTTTTATCTATAACAGCATAAAAAATGAATTATGGACTACATTGGCCGATGAGGTAGAAAGAATCACTATCCCAGCCAATAAAGGGATTGTTGGGTATACAATTAAAGTCAAAAAACCGGTAGTAACAAATGATGCATATTCACATCCAGAATTTTTAACAGAGATTGATGAAAAGACAGGATATCGAACACATAATATCGTTACAGCTCCAATTTTTAATTCACAGAGAAATATTATCGGTGTTTTAGAATTGCTGAATAAACCTGAAAATTTTGATGACGAAGATGTGAGATTTATGATCTTTTTTGCTCATTACGTGAGCGGTTTTATTGAGTTATTAAACAGTTATGCTAAAGGTGAGGAAGGTAATGAATAAGTTTAATCAAATAGCGGCATTTGGAAAAGAGTTAGTTAAAGTAGAAAACATTGAAGATAGTTTAGAGCTTATTTCAAAAGAAGCAAAAACGATAGTACATGCAGATCGCTGTTCAATTTTTATAGTAGATGTAGCTGAAAATATTTTATGGACAAAATTAAGTGACGGTATAGGTGGGCGTATTGTTATCTCTTTAGATTCAGGAATTGTCGGCGATACATATACGAAAAAAGAAGCACAGGTAGTTAATAATCCATATGAAGATCCAAGATTTTTACCTAGTATCGATAAAAAAAGCGGTTATAAAACAAAAAATATAATCACAATTCCTATTTTTAACTCAAAAAGAGAGATAATGGGAATCATGCAACTTCTCAACAAAAGCCGTTTTGATTTTGACGAAAATGATCTTGAAGTACTGACTTTCTTTGCAAACTATATCAGCGGTACTTTAGAGCTAGTTTTACTTAGCGAGAAGTAAAGAGGCATCATGTGCCAATCGGAGTACGCCGATTGCATAGTTCGATGAATTGTTATAGCGTAGAATCTTTTTCATGTATTCTTTAAGATAATCAAGTTCGGGTTTGTCACTACAAAAATAATTGTACGGTTTACCCGTTTTAGAATTTTTTTCATACGCAAAAGAAGTATTTTCATTGTCAAATTCATACTGATACCACTCTTGTTCTATTTGTGGGACATTATCCATTTTTTTCCAGTCTATTAAAGTATCAAAACCGGCTTTTTTATGTAAAAATTTTGCTACAGAGACAATAGCATCATCCATATCCGTTAGATCGGGAACTTTGTTTTTATACGATTCGGCATAAATGAAACTGTTTGGCATAAACTGCGGAATACCGATAGCCCCTGCATAAGAGCTTGGAAGATTACATTTTTCAGGTGCTAACTTGTTTTTATAACAATACTCTATGATTGTAGCCATATTCGTTTTTCCCATCTTGAGCAGCCATTTTTCTCTTGATGTTTCTGGCTTTGGCAGTCTTGTTACGATTGTATTAAAAACTATAAAGGCATCATGTGTCGGCTTGATTTTTCCCAGATTTGTCTCTTTTAATAAAATTGCCGCGATGATCTCTTTGTTTACAGCGTATTTTTTTTCTGCATAATCATACGCTTTTTGATGCTTGTTTATATTTTTTACAATATTGGGAACACGTGATACCAGTACATTATTTGCTTTTCTCTCTTTATGTTTATGGTACTGAACATATTTCGGTTTGAGATACTTCCAACTAACTTCGTCAAACTTTTGTGTTTTAAAATAAGAGAGTAAAAATTTATTGGCATAGTCATAGCTTACACCACGTTTAACCACTTTTTTACATATATCACTGTGGTGCAGATTTTGGAACGTACAGTTAGTGTAGTGTTTTGCAAAAAGGGAAGTGGAAAAAATGCTAAGAAGAAGTAGTAAGTATCTCATTTATCTCTTGTAACCTTTCTGGTGTCCCTATATCTCTCCATAAGCCCTTAAAAATCTCTCCGCTTACTTGTTGTTGTTCTATCAGGTTTCTAAGCAGAGGTGCAAGGGCTGATTTTTCGAGTTTTAGATCATTAAATATTTCTGGATTATAGTAAGCTATACCTGAAAATGTCCACATTTCATTATCTTGGTTTAATACTAAAGAGTTCTCTAAGCCAAAATCCCCTTTTTCATTATGTGAGGGGTTGGGGACTAAAATAAGGTGTGCAAGCTTGTTTTGGAGGTCAAAATCAGGATCAAAATCGTACTCGCAAAAAACGTCTCCATTGACAACCAAAAAAGGTTCTTTATCTAAAAGTGTCAGAGCTTTTTTAATCCCCCCAGCACTCTCTAAGGCTCCCGTATCTTGCTCATCTGAGTAAGAGATGTTTACTCCCCAGCGACTGCCGTCTCCCAAGACTTGCGGGATTTGATCTCCTAAATGAGCAATATTGATCACAATCTCCTTAAAACCATTTTTTGCAAGTTTTTCCAGATGCCAGACAATCAGTTCTTTACCGGCTGCTTTTAAAAGTGGTTTTGGAGTAGTGTCTGTAAGTGGGCGCATACGTTCACCACGTCCAGCTGCGAGTATCATCGCTTTCATTGAAATTTTCCTAAAAATTCGGCTAACTCTTTTGTTTCATCATATCTCGAAGCTGTATCTAATACATATGAAAGAGTAAGTGGGATATCTTTTAAATACCCCTCTTTACCGTCACGAAGATGTAAACGTGAAAAGATACCAAGCACTTTAATATGGCGTTGCAGACCCATAAAATCAAACCATTTTAAAAAAAGCTCATTTGTAACTTCCGGTGTAAGCTGATCACGAAAATAAAGTACCAATTTCTCAATCGAACCACGATCAAAAGAGATGTAACAGTCTTTTAACAGTGAAACAAGATCGTAAGTGATTGCACCGTTCATGCCATCTTGATAGTCAATTACTCCAAGTTCATTGTTTTCATTAAGCATAATATTACGGGAGTGAAAATCTCGATGAACAAAAACACCTTGGGGTTGGGAAAGCACAACTTCTGAGATGCTGTCAAGTGTTTTCTTTAACATCTCCTCTTGGGCTTGAGTGAGTGAGTGAGAAAGTTTTTTTTCCAAATACCATTCCCGCATCAAGTCCATCTCAAAATGTAAAAACTCTTTATCGTACAGAGGCAGGGCAGTGGTATCTGCCTGCTGCATCTTTACAATCTCATCGATAGCCTGTTTATATAGAGTTTGAAAGTTCTCTTGATTTAAAACATCTAAAAGATTCGTATTACCGAAATCTTCAAGTACCAAATAACCGTTTTGCAAGTCTTCGTAAAAAATGTTTGGTGCTTTCACATTAACATTCAGCAGTTTTTTCGTGACATCTAAAAATGGTTTGAGAGATTCTTTTTCAAGTGAAGCATCCATTAAAATATAAGTTTGCTCTTTATTTTTTAAACGGTAGTAACTTCTAAAACTTGCATCTGCAGAGGCTACTTCAATTTTATAATCTTGATAGGGGGTGTTTTGTAAAACCTGTTCTAATTGCATGTAATTACACCTAGGATCGAATTTTTTTGTGCTCCGGTTACAGATTGAAGATCAACGTGTTCTTCATGGATCCTTTTGTGTGCAAGCCAGGCAAAGATCATTGCTTCTAAAAAGTCGCTGTCTACACCGTAGTCATTAGTGGTTTTGACACTCTTTTGACTTAAATCTGCAATTCGCTCTTGCAGATAGCTGTTTTTAGCTCCGCCTCCGCAAAGGATTATATCCTCTGCATCAGTACAATCTTTGGCAATTGTTTGAGCGGTAAGCTCGGTAAGCGTTGCTTGAATATCTGCATCACTTAGATCTGAAAATTTGATGAGATAATGCTCTAACCATGTAGGATTGAAATACTCACGTCCCGTACTTTTTGGCGGCTTTTTCGAAAAATAGGGGTCATCCAACATCTTATTTAAAAGTGCTTCATTGAGTTTGCCGCTCTTTGCGAATTCACCCTCTTTGTCGTAAGGTTTGTTTTGTGTTTTTTCGATCCAGTAATCGAGTAAGACATTCCCGCAGCCACTATCCCATCCGAGATACTTATCGCCAAGAAGCGTGATATTTGCCATCCCTCCAATGTTTACAACTGCGATGTTTTTATAGAGTCTGTCAAAAACAAAATGATGAAATGCGGGAGCAAAAGGCGCTCCTTGTCCGCCATTTGCTATGTCGTTTGAGCGAAAATCACTGACTACTTGCAGACCTGTTTGTGCCGCTACAACACTTGATTTTCCCAGTTGCATAGAAAATGGATGTTCAGAATTCGGTTCATGCCAAAGTGTTTGCCCGTGCAGACCGATAGCAGTTATTTCCTCTTTGTAAATTTTGTTTTGTTCTATAAACGTATTGATGGCAGAGGCAAACATTTTTCCCAGTTTTACATCTAGTTCACCTATGGCTTTTAGAGTTGTTGTAGAGTGAATCATATCAAGGATTTCTGTTTTTAAACTCTGATCGTAGGAAAATTCGCCTGCTTTTAGGAGTGTACACGTTGATTGGTCTATTTCGCATAATACTAAATCAATACCGTCAAGACTAGTCCCACTCATTACGCCGATATATTTAGCCATTGTTTTTCCCTATCATCATAATACAAAATGCTACCACAGAACCTGCTACAATCTGCCAATCATATCCGAGCGAAAAGCCAAAAGCAGAAGTTTGTAAAAGCAGTACAGTGATAAATCCGCCAAAAAGAGCTACCGGTACAAGCTTGGCACTTCCTCGTTTTGTAAATATAGCTCCAAAGTATACACCTAAAAGTCCCGTGTAGGCAAACGCCATTACGCCAAGAGCAAAAGAGATCAAAGAAACTTCTAAATATCTTTGCCAAAAATAGCTCAGAGTTGCCATGGCAAAGAGTAAAAATGCAAAAAACAGTACGCTCAATCTGGAAGCTTTTAAAAAGTGTGTTTCATCGATATTTTTAGAGTGTTTTAGTTTGTAGGGTTTGTAAAGATCCTCTATAGCTACCGAACTCATAGCACCTAAAACGGAGTTAGTTGAAGAAAGAGCCGCGGCAATTGCCCCTACCGTTACAAAACCGCGTAAACCTTCAGGCATCTCATTGAGGATATAGTACATGAATATAGTGATTTTTTCAGAGCCGAAACTTTGAACCACGTCGTTGTTTTGATAATGTAAAAACAGTAGGGCTCCAAGTCCAAGAAATAAAAGAACGATAGGAATCGTAATAACTATAGAGAGTATGAGTGAGTATTGTGCTTGTTTAGTCCCTTTACAAGATAAAACTCTTTGTGTCATATCCTGATCAAGTCCGAAAGCGGCAATGTTTAAAAGCAGCCAGCCTCCAAGAAGACCAAAGATACTGAACTTTCCATCTAGTGATGTTTCAACAACTTGTAATTTTCCAAGAGAGTTTAGAGTTTCGTAGATATTTTCTATTCTCAATGAAGTATACAGATAATAAAACACGACAATACCGGCACTTACATAGACGATAGTTTGGATAATATCACTGTAAATGACTGAGCGGACACCGCCGAAATAGGTATAGATCAAAGCTCCTGCAAGTAAAAGTGAAATCGAGATAAGCATGTGAAATAAAGAGATATCTAAAAAGAGTATCATGCTAATCGCAAGTGCAGCGATGTAAAGGCGTGCACCGCTTGCTAATACACGTCCGACCAGAAACATTAAACCTGCTTGCTGTTTTGCTTTTGCTCCATAGCGTTTTTCTAAGAGTTCGTACACGGTGAGGGCTTTGATCTCATAAAATTTAGGGACAAAAACATAGGCTACAAATAACACTGCCAGTAAAGATGAAAAGTAAAATCCAAGGAGAGTAAAGTTGTTTTTGTAAGAAAATTCAGGAACACCTAAAAAAGTCGCGGCAGATTGTGTTGTTGCCACAATTGAAATTGCCGCAGCTAATGCCGAGATA
This is a stretch of genomic DNA from Sulfurimonas sp. C5. It encodes these proteins:
- the arsC gene encoding arsenate reductase (glutaredoxin) (This arsenate reductase requires both glutathione and glutaredoxin to convert arsenate to arsenite, after which the efflux transporter formed by ArsA and ArsB can extrude the arsenite from the cell, providing resistance.); translated protein: MEKITIWHNPRCSKSRQALSLLEDNGCEKEVIKYLESTPSKEELKNVLSMLGISARELMRTKEDLYKELDLQNETDEEKLIDAMVANPKLIERPVLIKNGKAIIARPPEKALELLS
- a CDS encoding GAF domain-containing protein, whose amino-acid sequence is MNKFNQIAAFGKELVKVENIEDSLELISKEAKTIVHADRCSIFIVDVAENILWTKLSDGIGGRIVISLDSGIVGDTYTKKEAQVVNNPYEDPRFLPSIDKKSGYKTKNIITIPIFNSKREIMGIMQLLNKSRFDFDENDLEVLTFFANYISGTLELVLLSEK
- the murU gene encoding N-acetylmuramate alpha-1-phosphate uridylyltransferase MurU — translated: MKAMILAAGRGERMRPLTDTTPKPLLKAAGKELIVWHLEKLAKNGFKEIVINIAHLGDQIPQVLGDGSRWGVNISYSDEQDTGALESAGGIKKALTLLDKEPFLVVNGDVFCEYDFDPDFDLQNKLAHLILVPNPSHNEKGDFGLENSLVLNQDNEMWTFSGIAYYNPEIFNDLKLEKSALAPLLRNLIEQQQVSGEIFKGLWRDIGTPERLQEINEILTTSS
- a CDS encoding phosphotransferase; translated protein: MQLEQVLQNTPYQDYKIEVASADASFRSYYRLKNKEQTYILMDASLEKESLKPFLDVTKKLLNVNVKAPNIFYEDLQNGYLVLEDFGNTNLLDVLNQENFQTLYKQAIDEIVKMQQADTTALPLYDKEFLHFEMDLMREWYLEKKLSHSLTQAQEEMLKKTLDSISEVVLSQPQGVFVHRDFHSRNIMLNENNELGVIDYQDGMNGAITYDLVSLLKDCYISFDRGSIEKLVLYFRDQLTPEVTNELFLKWFDFMGLQRHIKVLGIFSRLHLRDGKEGYLKDIPLTLSYVLDTASRYDETKELAEFLGKFQ
- a CDS encoding lytic murein transglycosylase, with the translated sequence MRYLLLLLSIFSTSLFAKHYTNCTFQNLHHSDICKKVVKRGVSYDYANKFLLSYFKTQKFDEVSWKYLKPKYVQYHKHKERKANNVLVSRVPNIVKNINKHQKAYDYAEKKYAVNKEIIAAILLKETNLGKIKPTHDAFIVFNTIVTRLPKPETSREKWLLKMGKTNMATIIEYCYKNKLAPEKCNLPSSYAGAIGIPQFMPNSFIYAESYKNKVPDLTDMDDAIVSVAKFLHKKAGFDTLIDWKKMDNVPQIEQEWYQYEFDNENTSFAYEKNSKTGKPYNYFCSDKPELDYLKEYMKKILRYNNSSNYAIGVLRLAHDASLLLAK
- a CDS encoding GAF domain-containing protein; amino-acid sequence: MKYENKSQKLAEFAKELLNKKSLESGIPHIAKYVKEIVGADRCSIFIYNSIKNELWTTLADEVERITIPANKGIVGYTIKVKKPVVTNDAYSHPEFLTEIDEKTGYRTHNIVTAPIFNSQRNIIGVLELLNKPENFDDEDVRFMIFFAHYVSGFIELLNSYAKGEEGNE
- a CDS encoding anhydro-N-acetylmuramic acid kinase; this translates as MAKYIGVMSGTSLDGIDLVLCEIDQSTCTLLKAGEFSYDQSLKTEILDMIHSTTTLKAIGELDVKLGKMFASAINTFIEQNKIYKEEITAIGLHGQTLWHEPNSEHPFSMQLGKSSVVAAQTGLQVVSDFRSNDIANGGQGAPFAPAFHHFVFDRLYKNIAVVNIGGMANITLLGDKYLGWDSGCGNVLLDYWIEKTQNKPYDKEGEFAKSGKLNEALLNKMLDDPYFSKKPPKSTGREYFNPTWLEHYLIKFSDLSDADIQATLTELTAQTIAKDCTDAEDIILCGGGAKNSYLQERIADLSQKSVKTTNDYGVDSDFLEAMIFAWLAHKRIHEEHVDLQSVTGAQKNSILGVITCN